In Streptomyces sp. Li-HN-5-11, the sequence ACTGCTCAGCGCGGCGCTGCTGGCCGACGCGCTGCTGCCGCGCCCGGCGGTGTGGCCGCTGTACGCGGTCGCCGCGCTCTCCTCCGCCCTGTCCTCGGTGCAGCGCCCCGCGCTGGACTCGCTGTGGCCGCGGATCGTGGCGCACGAGCACCTGCCGGCGGCGACCGCGCTCAACTCCCTGCGCTGGACGGTCGGCGGGGTGGCGGGCCCGGCCGTGGCGGGCGTGATCGTGGCCTACGCGGGCCTCGCCTCCGCGTACGCGGCGGACGTGGCGACCTTCGTCGTCTCCGTGGTCCTCGTCGTCCGCATCGCGGCGCAGCCCGCCGCCCACGAGGCGGCCAGGCCGTCGCTGAGGGCCATCGGCGAGGGCGCCCGCTACGCGTGGCGGCGCAAGGAGCTGCTCGGCACGTACGTCGTGGACCTGGCCGCGATGTTCCTGGCCATGCCGCTCGCCGTGCTGCCCTTCCTCGCGGACGAGCTGCACGCGCCCTGGTCGCTGGGGATGATGTACGCGACCGTGCCGCTGGGGTCGCTGCTGGTGAGCGCGACCAGCGGGTGGACCTCGCGGGTGCACCGGCACGGGCGGATGGTGGTGCTGGCGGCGCTGCTGTGGGGCCTGGCGGTGGCCGCGGCCGGCGTGGTGGGCGATGTCTGGCTGGTGCTGCTGTTCCTCACCGTGGCCGGCGGATGCGACATGGTCAGCGGGATCTTCCGCGGCGCGATGTGGAACCAGACGATCCCGGACGAGCTGCGCGGCCGGCTCGCCGGGATCGAGTTGCTGTCCTACTCGGTCGGGCCGCAGCTGGGGCAGGTCCGCTCGGGCGGCGTGGCCGCGCGGTGGGGCGTACGGGCGTCCGTGTGGTCGGGCGGGCTGCTGTGCGCGGGCGCGGTGGGGCTGCTGGCGCTGTGCCTGCCGAAGCTGATGACGTACGACGCCCGGACGAACGAGCACGCGGTGCGGCTGCGCGAGGAGCGCGCGGCCGCGACCGCCGCGCGGGCGACCGCCTGATCACCCGCCCTCGGTGCCACCGCCCGACGGCGCGTCGCGCCAGCGCGGGTCGTTGTCCCACTGGAGGTTGCGCTCGTGGGCGATCTCCATCGCGCGCTGCGCCTCCTCGCGGGAGGCGTAGGGGCCGAAGCGTTCCTTGGCGGGACACTCGGGTCCCTCCTCGGCCTTCTGGTGCTTGAGGCAGTAGAACCACTCGCCGGGCTTCCCCACGGTCCGCTTCTTGAACAGGGCCATGACCAGCTCCTCTCGCCACTGACATGTTCCCCCATCGGCCCTCGATAGACTCGCTGACATGTCTGGCCAGTCGCTGCTCGTCCCCGGGGAGCTGTCCCCCGCCCGTTCCGTGCCCGGAAACATCCGCCGGCCCGAGTACGTCGGCAGGTCCGCGCCGAAGCCGTACACCGGGCCGGAGGTGCAGACGCCGGAGACCGTCGAGGCGATG encodes:
- a CDS encoding MFS transporter, producing MTDDAPAGSEGPASCETPPPAAQPSGVRALLPDLAPWRASRDFRRLWASGLISNFGNFLTFVALPVQMKDLTGSAAAVGALGAVELVPLIVFGLYGGALADAMDKRRLIVWTEVGQGLLSAALLADALLPRPAVWPLYAVAALSSALSSVQRPALDSLWPRIVAHEHLPAATALNSLRWTVGGVAGPAVAGVIVAYAGLASAYAADVATFVVSVVLVVRIAAQPAAHEAARPSLRAIGEGARYAWRRKELLGTYVVDLAAMFLAMPLAVLPFLADELHAPWSLGMMYATVPLGSLLVSATSGWTSRVHRHGRMVVLAALLWGLAVAAAGVVGDVWLVLLFLTVAGGCDMVSGIFRGAMWNQTIPDELRGRLAGIELLSYSVGPQLGQVRSGGVAARWGVRASVWSGGLLCAGAVGLLALCLPKLMTYDARTNEHAVRLREERAAATAARATA